A region from the Sutcliffiella horikoshii genome encodes:
- a CDS encoding alpha/beta hydrolase codes for MWKWEAENPKGTIVIVHGAQEHHGRYTWLLDQWKTNGFNVIMGDLPGQGLSTRRRGHIDNFDEYIEEVEKWIKEAYLLKPPVFVIGHSMGGLAVIRTLQEKKPLMVDGVILSSPCLKLLHHPTKGLDVLSKGLNFILPKTKFKTGLTIDKATRNEEIRKSAAGDELYITKVSVRWYRELVQSMNQAFTGIEKFPEVPVLLMQAGDDLIVDKFASETWFNSLSAKEKTYKEWEGLYHEIFNEPERARVFRYAKAFVDLQLEGSD; via the coding sequence ATGTGGAAATGGGAGGCTGAAAATCCAAAGGGCACCATTGTCATAGTCCACGGAGCTCAGGAGCATCATGGAAGATACACATGGCTGTTGGATCAGTGGAAAACAAACGGTTTTAATGTCATCATGGGGGATTTGCCCGGGCAAGGTCTTTCCACACGAAGAAGAGGACATATTGATAATTTTGATGAATATATAGAAGAAGTGGAAAAGTGGATCAAAGAAGCTTACCTCTTGAAGCCGCCGGTCTTTGTTATTGGCCATAGTATGGGAGGGCTTGCAGTTATCCGTACACTTCAGGAAAAGAAACCATTGATGGTGGATGGTGTTATTTTATCCTCACCGTGTTTAAAACTGTTGCATCATCCAACTAAAGGGCTCGACGTTCTTTCCAAGGGGCTTAACTTTATCCTGCCGAAAACAAAGTTTAAGACAGGTTTGACGATAGATAAAGCGACAAGAAATGAAGAAATAAGAAAAAGTGCTGCAGGAGATGAGCTATACATCACGAAAGTGTCTGTTAGATGGTATCGTGAACTTGTCCAATCAATGAACCAAGCTTTTACCGGCATCGAGAAATTCCCGGAAGTTCCTGTTTTGCTTATGCAGGCAGGAGATGATTTGATTGTCGATAAATTTGCATCAGAAACATGGTTTAATTCCCTTTCTGCAAAAGAGAAAACGTATAAGGAGTGGGAAGGACTTTACCATGAAATATTCAATGAACCAGAGCGTGCTCGTGTATTTCGCTATGCCAAAGCTTTTGTGGACTTACAATTAGAAGGAAGTGACTGA
- a CDS encoding glycosyltransferase family 4 protein yields the protein MKIAIFTDTFAPDVNGVAKTLKRFTNYLDIKGLEYRVFAPESTNKDLFSSQVHRFASLPFFLYPECRLALPNMLSVKAELLKFKPDLIHVATPFNIGLCGLHYAKKLDIPVVGSYHTDFDKYLEYYDLQFLTKVLWSYMRWFHRPLRKIFVPSTDTQNHLNKHGFTNTAIWPRGVDCSVFYPRTSSQLLKNKFNIKEKHILTYVGRLAPEKDVALLPKIQSSLPSSIRHDVHWLIVGDGPLKQELHKNAPDNMSFAGFQSGQNLAEIYAGSDIFVFPSATETFGNVVLESLASGTPVVGANAGGVKTIIKQGVTGHLCNQNDAVSFASAITSLLEDDEKREQMGYAGRQYALEQSWDSIFERLLHDYQSALAPEKIQILA from the coding sequence ATGAAAATTGCCATTTTCACAGACACTTTTGCACCAGATGTCAATGGTGTCGCCAAAACGTTAAAGCGATTCACCAATTACTTGGACATCAAAGGACTGGAATACCGCGTATTTGCACCAGAAAGTACGAACAAAGACCTTTTTTCAAGTCAAGTCCATCGCTTTGCAAGTCTGCCATTCTTTCTTTATCCCGAGTGCCGTCTTGCATTGCCGAATATGCTGTCCGTGAAGGCCGAGCTTTTAAAATTTAAGCCAGACCTCATTCATGTTGCAACTCCCTTTAATATCGGCCTTTGCGGACTTCACTATGCAAAAAAACTCGACATTCCGGTAGTTGGGTCTTACCACACTGACTTTGACAAATACCTCGAATACTACGATCTTCAATTTCTGACAAAAGTGCTTTGGAGTTATATGCGCTGGTTCCATCGACCATTGCGGAAAATTTTCGTTCCATCCACCGACACCCAGAATCACCTCAACAAACACGGATTCACCAATACTGCTATCTGGCCTAGAGGGGTGGACTGTTCCGTATTTTACCCACGGACATCCTCTCAACTTTTAAAAAACAAATTCAATATTAAAGAAAAACATATCCTTACCTACGTGGGTAGGCTTGCACCTGAAAAAGATGTAGCCTTGCTTCCCAAAATTCAATCTTCCCTGCCCTCATCCATACGTCATGACGTGCACTGGCTAATAGTTGGTGATGGCCCATTAAAACAAGAATTGCATAAAAATGCCCCCGACAATATGAGTTTCGCTGGCTTTCAGTCTGGACAAAACCTGGCAGAAATCTATGCCGGATCTGATATATTTGTCTTCCCTTCTGCTACCGAAACCTTTGGGAATGTTGTGTTAGAATCTTTGGCATCTGGGACCCCAGTTGTTGGTGCAAATGCAGGTGGTGTCAAGACAATCATTAAACAAGGGGTGACAGGCCATCTGTGCAACCAAAATGATGCCGTTTCGTTCGCTTCTGCCATTACCAGCCTTTTAGAAGACGATGAAAAGAGAGAACAAATGGGATATGCCGGCCGTCAATATGCCTTAGAGCAATCTTGGGACTCTATTTTCGAAAGGCTCCTCCACGACTACCAAAGCGCTTTAGCACCAGAGAAAATACAAATACTTGCGTAA
- a CDS encoding phosphatase PAP2 family protein — MMVKLLANFYEFECNLFRSVNRHFDRKYVNFFFRNITHIGGATFTICSLLFLIIFSNHSLKHTAIAAGLSLALSHIPVAIAKKLYPRRRPYLALAEIKVATNPLKDHSFPSGHTTAIFSSIIPFALFFPPLAILLVPLALCVGISRIYLGLHYPSDVAVGMILGSSTGILSYLLVVPLF, encoded by the coding sequence ATGATGGTCAAATTACTAGCTAATTTCTACGAATTCGAATGCAATCTGTTTCGCAGTGTAAATCGTCATTTTGACAGAAAGTATGTAAATTTCTTTTTCCGCAACATCACACATATAGGCGGAGCCACTTTCACCATTTGCAGCCTCTTATTTTTGATTATCTTCAGCAATCATTCCCTTAAACATACAGCAATTGCAGCGGGCCTATCATTGGCTCTGAGTCATATTCCAGTAGCCATTGCAAAGAAACTTTATCCAAGACGCCGCCCATACCTTGCACTTGCTGAGATAAAAGTGGCCACTAACCCGCTCAAAGATCATTCCTTTCCATCCGGTCATACAACTGCCATTTTCTCAAGTATTATTCCTTTTGCCTTATTTTTTCCACCTCTGGCAATCCTTTTAGTTCCACTGGCTCTATGTGTAGGTATCTCAAGGATTTATCTAGGACTTCACTATCCATCTGATGTTGCCGTCGGAATGATACTCGGAAGCAGCACAGGAATCTTATCCTATCTATTAGTTGTTCCCCTATTCTAA
- the metK gene encoding methionine adenosyltransferase: MTKQRRLFTSESVTEGHPDKICDQISDSILDAILTNDPNARVACETSVTTGLVLVAGEITTSTYVDIPKIVRETIQGIGYTRAKYGFDAETCAVLTSIDEQSADIAMGVDQALEAREGQMSDAEIEAIGAGDQGLMFGYACNETKELMPLPISLAHKLSRRLTEVRKDEVLPYLRPDGKTQVTVEYDENDQPVRIDTIVISTQHHPEVSLERIQRNIKEYVIKPVVPAELIDENTKYFINPTGRFVIGGPQGDAGLTGRKIIVDTYGGYARHGGGAFSGKDATKVDRSGAYAARYVAKNIVASGLADKCEVQLAYAIGVAQPVSIAVDTFGTGKVSEEKLVELVRNNFDLRPAGIIKMLDLRRPIYKQTAAYGHFGRNDLDLPWEQTDKADALKEQANA, from the coding sequence ATGACTAAACAACGTCGTTTATTTACTTCTGAGTCCGTAACGGAAGGCCATCCGGATAAAATTTGTGACCAAATTTCCGATTCTATCCTGGATGCAATCCTAACAAATGATCCGAATGCACGTGTAGCGTGTGAAACATCCGTTACTACTGGATTGGTATTGGTAGCTGGAGAAATTACAACTTCCACTTATGTAGATATTCCTAAAATTGTTCGTGAAACAATCCAAGGCATCGGTTATACTCGTGCAAAGTACGGTTTTGATGCGGAAACTTGTGCGGTACTTACTTCCATCGATGAGCAGTCTGCTGACATCGCAATGGGTGTTGACCAAGCGTTAGAAGCTCGCGAAGGTCAAATGTCAGATGCAGAAATCGAAGCAATCGGAGCTGGAGACCAAGGTCTAATGTTCGGATATGCTTGTAATGAAACAAAAGAATTAATGCCATTACCTATTTCACTGGCGCACAAGCTTTCTCGCCGTTTAACAGAAGTGAGAAAAGATGAGGTTCTTCCTTACTTACGTCCAGACGGTAAAACGCAAGTGACAGTGGAATATGATGAGAACGACCAACCAGTTCGTATTGATACAATCGTAATTTCAACTCAACATCACCCAGAGGTTTCCTTGGAGCGTATCCAACGCAACATCAAGGAATACGTAATCAAGCCGGTAGTTCCTGCTGAATTGATCGACGAGAACACAAAATACTTCATCAACCCGACTGGCCGTTTCGTAATCGGTGGACCACAAGGGGATGCGGGTCTTACAGGACGTAAGATCATCGTTGATACTTACGGTGGATACGCTCGCCACGGTGGTGGAGCATTCTCCGGTAAAGATGCAACGAAAGTAGACCGCTCTGGTGCATATGCTGCACGTTATGTGGCTAAAAACATCGTAGCAAGCGGACTTGCTGACAAGTGTGAAGTTCAATTGGCTTACGCGATCGGTGTTGCACAACCGGTATCCATCGCAGTTGATACTTTCGGAACTGGTAAAGTTTCTGAAGAAAAATTAGTTGAATTGGTTCGCAATAACTTCGACCTTCGTCCAGCAGGAATCATCAAAATGCTAGACCTTCGTCGTCCTATCTACAAGCAAACTGCAGCTTACGGCCACTTCGGACGTAATGATCTGGATCTTCCTTGGGAGCAAACAGACAAAGCAGATGCTTTGAAAGAACAAGCGAACGCTTAA
- the abc-f gene encoding ribosomal protection-like ABC-F family protein, with translation MMICTLNNISKSFAGTTIFENVSMEIQANDRIGLVGRNGSGKTTMFQLISGLEAPDKGAIHIKKGAKIGYLAQIPSYSEGTTGEDVLLLAFKETVELQQKLRALENQMAEVAEEDHLNKIMQEYGVLQERFGFMGGYEMDASIQRIANGLKITHLLPQPFSSLSGGEQTKICLGFILLQNPDVLLLDEPTNHLDIFSVEWLEQYLKDYDGTVVAISHDRYFLDEVATKIIDLEDGEIYTYHTNYSGFLKEKEERLLLEFSAYQEQQKKMKKMKEAIKRLKEWANQSNPPNAAMHRRAKSMEKALNRMEKLKRPILERKAMGLQFDATDRSGKNVVIMEKVSKAFGTKTLFQDIDLAVYFRERAAIVGQNGTGKSTLLKILLGELDVDSGLVKLGSNAKVGYLSQHIKASNPKQTLIEAFREDISITLEQARHVLAKFLFYGPAVFKKVENLSGGEKMRLRLAQLMHQDINLLILDEPTNHLDIDSREVLEEALEEFDGTILAVSHDRYFLNKYFEKTCWLEDGEIVTFEGNYQYAREKREELERKKVVELPEITKIEQKKKHLVYEASEKRCYEEFEKQLEDLETEIVKLETLMNNEEDLLTLQRLQDELTVLETERDSLYIKLEEIL, from the coding sequence ATGATGATATGTACATTAAATAATATAAGTAAAAGCTTTGCAGGCACGACGATTTTTGAGAATGTTTCCATGGAAATTCAGGCAAACGACCGCATTGGACTTGTTGGTAGAAACGGAAGTGGCAAGACGACAATGTTTCAACTGATCAGTGGGTTGGAAGCACCTGATAAAGGAGCTATTCATATAAAAAAGGGCGCTAAAATTGGATACCTTGCTCAAATCCCCTCCTACTCTGAGGGGACAACAGGAGAAGATGTCTTGCTTTTGGCTTTCAAGGAAACTGTGGAACTGCAACAAAAGCTTCGGGCATTAGAAAACCAAATGGCGGAGGTTGCTGAAGAAGACCACTTAAACAAGATTATGCAGGAATACGGCGTATTGCAAGAACGCTTCGGTTTTATGGGAGGTTACGAAATGGATGCCTCCATTCAGCGGATTGCAAACGGCCTGAAAATTACACATCTGCTCCCTCAGCCCTTCTCAAGCTTGAGTGGCGGAGAGCAAACAAAGATATGCTTAGGGTTTATCCTGTTACAAAACCCGGATGTTTTATTGCTTGATGAACCGACCAACCATCTTGATATCTTTTCTGTAGAGTGGCTGGAGCAATATCTTAAAGATTATGATGGGACAGTTGTTGCCATCTCCCATGACCGCTATTTCCTTGATGAAGTAGCAACAAAGATAATTGATTTAGAGGACGGGGAGATTTACACTTACCACACCAATTACAGTGGTTTCCTTAAGGAAAAAGAAGAACGTCTGCTGTTGGAATTCTCGGCCTATCAAGAACAGCAGAAAAAAATGAAAAAGATGAAAGAAGCAATCAAACGTTTGAAAGAATGGGCGAATCAGAGCAATCCGCCCAATGCTGCCATGCACCGCCGCGCGAAAAGCATGGAAAAAGCATTAAATAGAATGGAAAAGTTAAAACGTCCTATTCTTGAAAGAAAGGCAATGGGCCTTCAATTTGATGCCACAGATCGCAGTGGAAAAAATGTTGTCATAATGGAAAAGGTAAGTAAAGCTTTTGGTACGAAAACTCTTTTCCAAGACATTGATCTTGCGGTTTATTTTAGAGAACGGGCTGCCATTGTTGGTCAGAATGGTACGGGGAAATCTACTCTGTTAAAGATTTTACTTGGAGAACTAGACGTGGATAGTGGTTTAGTGAAACTTGGCAGTAATGCAAAAGTCGGCTATCTTTCTCAGCACATCAAGGCCAGTAACCCAAAACAAACATTAATAGAAGCTTTCCGTGAGGACATTTCCATCACCTTGGAACAAGCAAGACATGTATTAGCAAAATTCTTATTCTATGGACCTGCTGTATTCAAGAAGGTGGAAAATTTAAGCGGCGGCGAAAAAATGCGCTTGCGTCTGGCACAGCTCATGCACCAAGACATCAATCTGCTAATATTAGATGAGCCGACAAACCACCTGGACATAGATTCCCGCGAAGTGCTAGAAGAAGCATTGGAGGAGTTCGACGGCACCATCCTCGCTGTCTCCCATGACCGGTACTTCTTAAATAAGTATTTTGAGAAAACATGCTGGTTAGAAGATGGGGAGATCGTTACCTTTGAAGGGAACTATCAGTATGCGCGGGAGAAGCGGGAGGAATTGGAGAGGAAAAAGGTTGTGGAACTACCTGAAATCACCAAAATTGAGCAAAAGAAAAAGCACTTGGTTTATGAAGCGAGCGAAAAAAGATGCTACGAAGAATTTGAAAAGCAATTAGAAGATTTGGAAACAGAGATAGTTAAGTTGGAAACTCTGATGAACAATGAAGAGGATTTACTTACACTTCAAAGGCTGCAAGATGAACTAACCGTCTTAGAAACAGAAAGAGACTCTTTATATATAAAATTAGAAGAAATCCTTTAG
- a CDS encoding gamma carbonic anhydrase codes for MYKIYPYLDKKPQIDSTAYLADFSVITGDVTIGKESSIWFHTVIRGDVAPTIIGDRVNIQDQSLLHQSPNKPLIIEDDVTVGHQCTLHSAFVRKNALIGMGSIILDGAEIGEGAFIGAGSLVPPGKRIPPNTLAFGRPAKVVRELTEEDKLDMARIRREYVEKGQFYKSVQN; via the coding sequence ATGTATAAAATATACCCATATCTCGATAAAAAACCACAAATTGACTCAACGGCCTATCTGGCAGACTTCTCCGTCATCACCGGTGATGTGACCATTGGAAAAGAAAGCAGTATATGGTTTCATACCGTCATTCGCGGCGATGTTGCACCGACCATTATCGGAGACAGAGTAAACATTCAAGATCAATCCCTGCTTCATCAAAGTCCAAATAAGCCTTTGATAATAGAAGATGATGTCACAGTTGGGCATCAATGTACACTACATAGCGCATTTGTTCGCAAAAACGCCTTAATTGGCATGGGTTCCATCATTTTAGATGGAGCGGAAATTGGTGAAGGAGCCTTCATCGGAGCCGGCAGCCTTGTTCCTCCTGGAAAGCGCATTCCCCCAAACACTCTCGCATTTGGCCGCCCCGCCAAAGTAGTCCGAGAACTAACAGAAGAAGACAAACTAGACATGGCCCGCATACGCAGAGAATACGTCGAAAAAGGCCAATTCTACAAATCCGTACAGAACTGA
- a CDS encoding glycogen biosynthesis protein GlgD, whose amino-acid sequence MKKRSKQNNPEQKTRNAENTAVEMGAEYNPVKEVKQKNLKKSQPVRSKNHSENE is encoded by the coding sequence ATGAAAAAACGCTCTAAGCAAAATAACCCAGAACAAAAAACGAGAAATGCGGAAAATACTGCAGTCGAAATGGGTGCAGAATACAATCCGGTGAAGGAAGTAAAGCAAAAGAATCTTAAAAAGTCCCAGCCTGTCCGCTCAAAAAATCATAGCGAAAACGAGTAA
- a CDS encoding RAxF-45 family protein, which produces MLLSVNARTQYMAYLHICRAIFHDSAINGTRMSIFRQLNRKDR; this is translated from the coding sequence ATGTTACTATCTGTTAATGCTCGCACACAATACATGGCATACTTGCATATTTGTCGTGCAATTTTTCATGATTCAGCTATCAACGGGACACGTATGTCCATTTTCAGACAGCTGAATAGAAAAGACAGATAG
- a CDS encoding YtzC family protein → MATRESVEQFIQQCEDALRNAHAQYTEAKQLEHYNDTEFTSAQEQIEATYNDLMHLSQSCNAQQREQLNRMRLQLQNLQNEMTLLRH, encoded by the coding sequence ATGGCAACTAGAGAATCTGTTGAACAGTTTATCCAGCAATGTGAAGATGCACTGCGCAATGCACATGCACAGTACACAGAAGCAAAACAATTGGAACACTACAATGATACAGAGTTTACGAGCGCTCAAGAGCAGATTGAGGCAACTTATAATGACTTGATGCACCTTTCCCAAAGTTGTAATGCACAGCAACGGGAGCAATTGAACCGTATGCGTCTTCAATTGCAAAACCTGCAAAATGAAATGACTCTATTGAGACATTAA
- a CDS encoding tetraprenyl-beta-curcumene synthase family protein has protein sequence MKVPTHPFSLMKRVYRDVFPVVYEELEHWKMRASAIPDEELRKQALASIETKAFHCEGGGILSLLAGVDFREAVKFIVAYQTISDYLDNLCDRSTSLDPEDFAALHESMPDALTVGAPLKEYYQFREEQDDGGYLASLVTTCQEVLKSHRNYELIAPHLVRLAGYYCDLQVHKHVIEEERVPRLEEWFALYKEELPPMEWYEFSAFTGSTLGIFCLVSQAYRESFTSQHAEKIVGGYFPYIQGLHILLDYFIDQEEDIDGGDLNFCTYYESESVLMDRLRHFMEQADVYTAGLPYEKFHRLINRGLLGVYLSDRKVHDCKDISSMAKSIIKASGGTAYFFYMNGRAYRKFQSWRGA, from the coding sequence TTGAAGGTACCGACCCATCCTTTTTCTTTGATGAAAAGAGTGTATCGAGATGTGTTTCCGGTTGTTTATGAAGAGTTGGAGCATTGGAAGATGAGAGCTTCTGCAATTCCAGATGAGGAGCTTCGCAAGCAGGCGCTGGCTAGTATTGAGACTAAAGCTTTCCATTGTGAAGGAGGCGGTATTCTATCGTTGCTTGCTGGTGTCGATTTTCGTGAAGCGGTCAAGTTTATCGTTGCTTATCAGACCATAAGTGATTATTTGGATAATCTTTGCGACAGAAGTACATCTTTGGATCCTGAAGACTTTGCAGCTCTGCATGAATCCATGCCGGACGCGTTGACTGTAGGAGCTCCTTTGAAAGAGTATTATCAGTTTCGGGAAGAGCAGGATGATGGAGGGTACCTTGCGAGCTTAGTGACGACCTGTCAAGAAGTGCTAAAGTCCCATCGAAATTATGAATTAATAGCTCCGCACTTAGTAAGGCTTGCTGGTTATTATTGTGACTTGCAAGTACATAAGCATGTAATCGAGGAAGAACGGGTGCCAAGGCTTGAAGAATGGTTTGCTCTTTATAAAGAGGAGCTCCCCCCAATGGAGTGGTATGAATTCTCTGCGTTTACAGGTTCCACTCTCGGAATATTCTGTTTGGTTTCTCAAGCATACCGCGAATCCTTTACTTCCCAACATGCCGAGAAGATAGTAGGTGGGTATTTCCCGTATATTCAGGGATTACATATACTTTTGGATTATTTCATTGATCAGGAAGAGGACATAGATGGCGGGGACCTCAATTTCTGTACCTATTATGAAAGTGAGTCTGTGTTAATGGACAGATTGAGACATTTTATGGAGCAGGCGGACGTTTATACAGCCGGTTTGCCATATGAGAAGTTTCACCGCCTGATTAATCGTGGTCTCCTCGGCGTCTACCTTTCAGACCGTAAAGTCCATGACTGCAAAGACATCTCCTCCATGGCCAAAAGCATCATCAAAGCAAGCGGCGGTACAGCCTACTTCTTCTACATGAATGGAAGGGCCTACCGCAAATTCCAAAGCTGGCGCGGCGCATAA
- a CDS encoding class I SAM-dependent methyltransferase — MKLERVLPYSKKIMKLALSEGDIAVDCTVGNGHDTLFLSELVGETGHVYGFDIQAEALANTKTLLAKHGVESRATLFEDSHAEVLQRIPSEKHHLIRGAIFNLGYLPGGDKEIVTVPESTIRAVDNLLSVMEKEAVIVLVIYHGHPEGQVERDALLDYVTKLDQKKAHVLQYRFMNQINNPPFIIAIEKK, encoded by the coding sequence ATGAAATTAGAACGAGTATTACCTTATAGTAAAAAAATAATGAAGCTCGCCTTATCTGAAGGGGATATAGCGGTGGATTGTACAGTCGGAAACGGCCATGACACCCTCTTCCTTTCTGAGCTTGTAGGAGAAACCGGCCATGTGTACGGCTTTGATATTCAGGCGGAAGCACTTGCGAATACAAAAACACTGCTAGCAAAACATGGTGTGGAGTCACGGGCCACCCTTTTTGAAGACAGTCATGCTGAAGTTTTGCAGCGCATTCCATCAGAAAAACATCATCTGATCAGGGGAGCTATTTTTAACCTTGGCTATCTGCCCGGGGGCGACAAAGAAATCGTGACGGTTCCAGAAAGCACGATTAGAGCAGTAGACAACCTATTATCTGTGATGGAAAAAGAGGCAGTAATTGTCCTTGTCATTTATCATGGACATCCAGAAGGCCAAGTCGAACGCGATGCCCTGCTTGACTACGTCACCAAACTAGACCAGAAAAAAGCACACGTCCTCCAATACCGCTTCATGAACCAAATCAACAACCCACCATTCATCATCGCAATCGAAAAAAAATAA
- a CDS encoding TIGR01212 family radical SAM protein (This family includes YhcC from E. coli K-12, an uncharacterized radical SAM protein.), whose amino-acid sequence MNNKSAQNPFPYSVEDKRYHTWNYHLRNHFGHKVFKVALDGGFDCPNRDGTVAHGGCTFCSAAGSGDFAGNRADDLVTQFNEIKNKMHHKWKDGKYMAYFQAFTNTHAPVEVLREKYETVLKQEGVVGLSIGTRPDCLPDDVVEYLAELNERTYLWVELGLQTVHERTALLINRAHDFETYVEGVNKLRKHGIRVCSHIIDGLPLEDNKMMMETAEAVAKLDVQGIKIHLLHLLKGTPMVKQYEKGMLEFLSFEDYIQLVCDQLEILPPEMIVHRITGDGPIDIMIGPMWSVDKWSVLNAIDAELKKRDSWQGKFYNSGDGR is encoded by the coding sequence ATGAACAACAAAAGTGCGCAAAATCCGTTTCCATATTCCGTTGAAGATAAACGATATCACACTTGGAATTATCATCTTCGCAATCATTTTGGACATAAGGTATTTAAGGTTGCGTTAGATGGCGGCTTTGATTGTCCGAACCGTGATGGCACAGTGGCACATGGCGGCTGTACTTTCTGCAGTGCCGCGGGTTCTGGTGACTTTGCCGGAAATCGAGCTGATGATTTGGTTACACAGTTTAATGAGATAAAAAATAAAATGCATCACAAATGGAAAGACGGCAAATATATGGCCTATTTTCAGGCTTTCACCAATACTCATGCGCCTGTTGAAGTTCTTAGGGAAAAGTACGAAACTGTGCTTAAGCAAGAAGGTGTAGTCGGACTTTCCATCGGGACACGCCCAGATTGCTTGCCGGATGATGTGGTCGAATATTTGGCAGAACTGAATGAGCGCACGTATTTATGGGTGGAGCTTGGCCTTCAGACCGTTCATGAGCGTACCGCGCTTTTGATTAACCGTGCCCACGACTTTGAAACATATGTAGAAGGCGTCAATAAGCTGCGCAAACACGGTATCCGTGTATGTTCCCATATCATAGACGGACTGCCGCTTGAAGATAACAAAATGATGATGGAGACGGCAGAGGCTGTGGCAAAGCTAGATGTCCAGGGTATCAAGATTCACTTGTTGCACCTTCTGAAGGGTACGCCGATGGTGAAGCAATATGAAAAAGGGATGCTTGAATTTCTGTCCTTTGAAGATTACATCCAACTTGTTTGTGACCAGCTTGAGATCTTACCACCAGAGATGATTGTTCACCGCATTACAGGAGACGGTCCGATTGACATTATGATTGGACCAATGTGGAGTGTTGACAAGTGGTCGGTATTGAATGCCATAGATGCAGAGTTGAAAAAACGTGATAGCTGGCAGGGGAAATTTTATAACAGTGGTGATGGACGATGA